A genomic window from Dictyoglomus sp. NZ13-RE01 includes:
- a CDS encoding group 1 glycosyl transferase: MKILFINVLYEPFIGGGAEIVLKNLVEGAFYMGHEVKVLSFWDKNDKEEIINGIPVYRAKIPNIYLPYGKIRQPLLKRRLWHILDVYNPIAKKIILKQVRDFKPDILSIHNTQGWSSSIWYAISDSNVPAIQVLHDLYLLCPANMFKNNVVCVNQCLTCKLMRFPYKLKSNNLKAVVGVSNFILSKYLSYGYFKEVPIKKVIYNSLKLSDFIVEKKLDPKYINLGFIGTLAPNKGIEVLLKAYHKVKKPNYRLFVAGSGKQDYEEYLKSKYGDDSINFMGRVEPKSFFEKVDVTIVPSICYETFGMVVIESFAFGVPVIGSDIGGIPEMIINGVNGILFDPYKEGDLEEKLLRFEAGILEWRNKSDIIRQSARKFLDYEGWLTQWEDLYRLILSKNKTWI, from the coding sequence ATGAAAATTCTTTTTATCAATGTTCTTTATGAGCCATTCATAGGTGGTGGAGCTGAAATTGTTTTAAAAAATTTAGTGGAAGGTGCGTTTTATATGGGGCATGAAGTAAAAGTTTTGAGTTTTTGGGATAAAAATGATAAGGAGGAAATTATAAATGGGATTCCAGTTTATAGAGCTAAAATTCCTAATATATATTTACCTTATGGAAAAATTAGACAACCTTTATTAAAGCGAAGATTATGGCATATTCTAGATGTTTATAATCCTATAGCTAAAAAAATTATACTAAAACAAGTTAGAGATTTTAAACCTGATATTTTATCAATTCATAATACTCAAGGTTGGTCTAGTTCTATATGGTATGCTATAAGCGATTCTAATGTGCCAGCTATTCAAGTTCTTCATGATCTATATCTCCTATGTCCAGCAAACATGTTTAAAAATAATGTTGTATGTGTAAATCAATGTTTAACTTGTAAACTAATGAGATTTCCTTATAAATTAAAATCTAATAACCTTAAAGCAGTTGTTGGAGTTAGCAATTTTATTCTCAGTAAATATTTAAGTTACGGATATTTTAAAGAAGTGCCTATCAAGAAAGTAATATATAACTCTCTTAAACTTAGTGATTTTATAGTTGAAAAAAAATTGGACCCTAAATATATAAATTTGGGTTTTATTGGAACTTTGGCTCCAAATAAGGGTATAGAGGTTTTATTGAAAGCTTATCATAAAGTTAAAAAGCCAAACTATAGATTATTTGTAGCAGGTTCTGGCAAGCAGGATTATGAGGAGTATTTAAAATCAAAATATGGTGATGATTCGATAAATTTTATGGGAAGGGTTGAACCTAAAAGCTTTTTTGAGAAAGTAGATGTTACAATTGTCCCAAGTATTTGTTATGAAACCTTTGGAATGGTTGTCATAGAATCATTTGCCTTTGGTGTACCTGTAATTGGAAGTGATATAGGTGGCATACCTGAGATGATTATTAATGGAGTAAATGGTATTCTTTTTGACCCTTATAAAGAAGGAGATTTAGAAGAAAAATTGCTAAGGTTTGAAGCTGGTATTTTAGAATGGAGGAATAAATCTGATATTATAAGACAAAGTGCTCGAAAATTTTTAGATTATGAAGGATGGTTAACTCAGTGGGAAGATTTATATAGGTTAATACTATCTAAAAACAAAACTTGGATTTAG
- a CDS encoding nucleotide-diphospho-sugar transferase: protein MNQFNKPILFIVFNRLDTTKKVFDQIRKIKPPKLYIASDGPRNESEKLKVLQVREFIMKNIDWSCEIKTKFREKNLGVGFGPNDAITWFFSEEESGIILEDDCLPSISFFEFCNELLDLYKNNKKVGVIQGFNPFPRENYLYSYFFSKYDLKWGWATWRDRWEYQDMYTIDWPQVKKSNFLSKISRGNRLVKLYWELVFDQIHRNPSLAWDVQFTYQILKRNLLTIVPKKNLILNIGYREDASSTKWEIPKHIKLLNLDEIEFPLIHPQEIKTCEEYDNLVETIHFEMNLRTILRYKFRNFLDSNAFTRKTFLPVFTSIYRGYKYLKLKLKR from the coding sequence ATGAATCAATTTAATAAACCTATACTATTTATTGTCTTTAATAGATTAGATACTACAAAGAAGGTTTTTGACCAAATTAGAAAAATTAAACCTCCAAAATTATATATTGCTTCAGATGGACCAAGAAACGAATCCGAAAAACTCAAAGTTTTACAGGTTCGAGAATTCATAATGAAAAATATTGACTGGAGTTGTGAAATAAAAACAAAATTTAGAGAAAAGAACTTAGGAGTAGGTTTTGGTCCAAATGACGCTATTACTTGGTTTTTTTCTGAAGAGGAGTCTGGGATTATTCTTGAAGATGATTGTTTACCCTCTATAAGTTTTTTCGAATTTTGTAATGAATTATTAGATTTATACAAAAATAATAAAAAAGTTGGAGTTATACAAGGATTTAATCCTTTTCCTAGAGAAAACTATCTATATAGTTATTTTTTCTCTAAATACGATTTAAAATGGGGATGGGCTACGTGGAGAGATAGATGGGAATATCAAGATATGTATACTATAGATTGGCCGCAAGTTAAAAAATCTAACTTTTTAAGCAAAATTTCACGGGGTAATAGATTAGTCAAACTTTACTGGGAATTAGTTTTTGACCAAATTCATAGAAATCCTTCTCTGGCATGGGATGTCCAGTTTACATATCAAATTTTAAAAAGGAATTTATTGACAATTGTTCCCAAAAAGAATCTTATTTTAAATATTGGTTATAGAGAAGATGCATCAAGTACTAAATGGGAAATCCCAAAACATATAAAGCTTCTAAATCTTGATGAAATTGAATTTCCATTAATACACCCTCAAGAGATTAAAACATGTGAAGAGTATGATAATTTAGTAGAAACTATTCATTTTGAAATGAATTTAAGAACTATTTTAAGATATAAATTTAGAAATTTCCTGGATTCTAATGCATTTACTAGAAAAACTTTTTTGCCCGTGTTTACAAGTATTTATAGAGGTTATAAATATCTAAAATTAAAATTAAAAAGGTAA
- a CDS encoding N-acylglucosamine 2-epimerase: MEELKREVIEHLNNKIIPFWESLIDKKYGGFIGFVDFDLNRYPYAPKSCVLQTRILWFFSSAYNFKKDESLLEYAEHAYEFVINHIWDKEKEGLFWMVNHDGSSLDTRKHVYAQAFGIYALSEYYSAVKDSKALDLAIKLFEILENKCRDDYAYWEEFERDWTKKENIILGEYNVKPIRSMNSLLHILEAYTNLYKVWKDPFLKERLINIINLFKDKIYNFESNHFEVFLDSNWTPQIPAISYGHDIEGTWLLDLALETIGEMRSDIDEMNIKIAETVLKEGFEKSSLINEKAGDKIDKSRVWWVQAEALVGFLNAYNKTKDQKFLKAVTNLWDFIKNNLVDKRENSEWFSRLDEHLKPVKLPIVEPWKCPYHNGRMCIEVGRRI, encoded by the coding sequence ATGGAGGAGCTAAAAAGAGAGGTAATTGAGCATTTAAATAACAAAATTATTCCTTTCTGGGAAAGCTTAATCGATAAAAAATATGGAGGATTTATAGGTTTTGTTGATTTTGACCTCAATAGATATCCATATGCCCCTAAGAGTTGTGTTCTCCAAACAAGAATTCTTTGGTTTTTCTCATCCGCTTATAATTTCAAAAAAGATGAATCTTTATTAGAATATGCAGAGCATGCCTATGAATTCGTTATTAATCATATATGGGATAAAGAAAAAGAGGGTTTGTTTTGGATGGTAAATCATGATGGTAGTTCATTGGATACAAGGAAGCATGTTTATGCACAGGCTTTTGGCATATATGCTCTCTCTGAGTATTATTCAGCAGTAAAAGATAGTAAAGCCTTAGATCTTGCCATTAAGCTTTTTGAGATTTTGGAGAATAAATGTAGGGATGATTATGCATATTGGGAAGAGTTCGAAAGGGATTGGACTAAAAAAGAAAATATTATTTTAGGAGAGTATAATGTAAAACCTATAAGAAGTATGAATTCTTTATTACATATATTAGAAGCCTATACAAATCTATACAAAGTGTGGAAGGATCCATTTCTTAAAGAAAGACTCATAAATATTATAAATTTATTTAAGGATAAGATTTATAATTTTGAGAGTAACCATTTTGAGGTCTTCTTAGATAGTAATTGGACACCTCAGATACCTGCAATCTCCTATGGACACGATATAGAAGGTACATGGCTTTTGGATTTAGCCTTAGAGACTATTGGAGAGATGAGAAGTGATATAGATGAAATGAATATAAAGATAGCAGAAACAGTATTAAAAGAGGGGTTTGAAAAATCCAGTCTTATTAATGAAAAAGCAGGAGACAAGATTGATAAATCAAGAGTGTGGTGGGTACAAGCGGAGGCACTGGTTGGATTTTTAAACGCCTATAATAAAACCAAGGATCAAAAGTTTTTAAAGGCTGTAACTAATTTATGGGATTTCATAAAAAACAACTTAGTAGATAAAAGGGAAAATAGTGAATGGTTTTCAAGATTAGATGAACATTTAAAACCTGTAAAGCTACCTATTGTTGAGCCCTGGAAGTGCCCTTATCATAATGGTAGAATGTGTATAGAAGTTGGGAGAAGAATATAA
- a CDS encoding glycosyl transferase, producing MRFGYFDDENKEYVITTPQTPYPWINYLGCEDFYSLIFNTAGGYCFYKDARLRRIIRFRYNNVPIDNGGRYFYIWEDGDFWNPSWKPTKKDLDYYECRHGLGYTKIKGEKNGLSAEILFFVPLGYNAEIHRLTLENKTRKKRNIKLFSFIEWCLWNAWDDQTNFQRNFSTGEVEVEGSVIYHKTEYRERRNHYAFYSVNVPINGFDTDRDTFIGLYNGFEAPRAVLEGRAYNSLAEGWAPIASHYLEVSLEPGEVRDFVFVLGYVENPPEEKWEGKNIINKKRAKEIINSFSTVKDVEIAFENLKSYWNNLLSKYQLNHEDEILSRMVNIWNQYQCMVTFNLSRSASYFESGISRGIGFRDSNQDILGYVHMVPDRARQRILDLAATMFEDGGAYHQFQPLTKKGNNEIGGNFNDDPLWIILSTSAYIKETGDWSILNEVIPFNNDENIKGTLFEHLKRAYHHVTNNLGPHGLPLIGRADWNDCLNLNAFSTNPDESFQTTTNKDGKTAESIFIAGLFVYVTPDYIRLCEKMGDMEEAEFAKKASKEMVDRILKYGWDGEWFLRAYDDFGRKVGSKECEEGKIFIEPQGICTMAGIGVDDGKAKLALDSCIKYLDTKYGMVLQQPAYSRYYVELGEISSYPPGYKENAGIFCHNNPWVAAGETVIGRGDRAFEVYRKITPAYFEEESEIHKVEPYVYCQMVAGKDAKRHGEGKNSWLTGTASWAFTVISQWILGIKPDFDGLRIDPCIPKDWDGYEILREFRGAKYKIVVKNPNHVSKGVRKILVDGKEIDGNLIPVFSDGKIHEVYVELG from the coding sequence ATGAGATTTGGTTATTTTGATGATGAAAATAAAGAATATGTGATCACAACTCCACAAACTCCATATCCTTGGATTAATTATTTAGGGTGTGAAGATTTTTATTCCCTTATTTTTAATACTGCTGGGGGTTATTGTTTCTACAAGGATGCAAGATTACGTAGGATTATAAGATTTAGGTATAATAATGTTCCTATTGATAATGGTGGAAGATATTTCTATATTTGGGAGGATGGAGATTTTTGGAATCCTTCCTGGAAGCCTACAAAGAAGGATTTAGATTATTATGAATGTAGACATGGTTTAGGATATACAAAGATTAAGGGAGAAAAGAATGGATTAAGTGCAGAGATTCTATTTTTTGTTCCTCTTGGATATAATGCGGAGATTCATAGGTTAACTTTGGAAAACAAAACCCGCAAAAAAAGAAATATTAAACTTTTCTCTTTTATAGAGTGGTGTTTATGGAATGCATGGGATGATCAAACAAACTTCCAAAGAAACTTCTCTACTGGTGAGGTGGAGGTTGAAGGGTCAGTTATTTATCATAAAACAGAATATAGAGAAAGAAGAAATCATTATGCCTTTTATTCTGTAAATGTTCCTATTAATGGATTTGATACCGATAGAGATACTTTTATAGGTTTATATAATGGTTTTGAAGCACCGAGGGCTGTTTTAGAAGGAAGAGCCTATAATTCGTTAGCAGAAGGTTGGGCTCCTATTGCGTCTCACTATCTGGAAGTATCTTTAGAGCCTGGAGAGGTTAGAGATTTTGTATTTGTTTTGGGATATGTAGAAAATCCACCGGAAGAAAAATGGGAAGGTAAAAATATAATAAACAAAAAGAGAGCAAAAGAAATTATAAATAGTTTTAGTACAGTAAAGGATGTAGAAATAGCCTTTGAAAATCTCAAAAGTTATTGGAATAACCTTTTGTCAAAGTATCAACTAAATCATGAGGATGAGATACTAAGTAGAATGGTTAATATATGGAACCAATATCAATGTATGGTTACCTTTAACTTATCAAGAAGTGCCTCCTATTTTGAATCTGGCATAAGTAGGGGAATTGGATTTAGAGATTCTAACCAAGATATTTTAGGTTATGTTCATATGGTGCCAGATAGAGCAAGACAAAGAATATTGGATCTTGCTGCTACAATGTTTGAAGATGGAGGAGCCTATCATCAGTTCCAGCCTCTAACAAAAAAAGGAAATAATGAGATAGGTGGAAACTTTAATGATGATCCTTTATGGATCATTCTTTCAACCTCTGCATATATAAAAGAAACTGGAGATTGGTCCATACTAAATGAGGTAATTCCTTTTAATAATGATGAAAATATTAAAGGAACATTATTTGAGCATTTAAAAAGAGCCTACCATCATGTTACAAATAATTTAGGACCCCATGGTCTTCCATTAATTGGGAGGGCGGATTGGAACGACTGTTTAAACTTAAACGCCTTCTCTACAAATCCTGATGAGTCTTTCCAAACTACCACAAATAAGGATGGAAAAACCGCTGAATCTATTTTTATTGCAGGTCTGTTTGTATATGTAACTCCAGATTATATAAGGTTGTGTGAAAAGATGGGGGATATGGAGGAAGCGGAATTTGCTAAAAAGGCAAGTAAAGAAATGGTAGATAGAATATTGAAATATGGTTGGGATGGAGAATGGTTCCTTAGGGCATACGATGACTTTGGAAGAAAGGTTGGAAGCAAAGAGTGTGAAGAAGGAAAAATATTTATAGAACCGCAAGGAATATGTACGATGGCAGGGATAGGAGTGGATGACGGCAAGGCAAAACTTGCTCTTGATTCATGTATTAAATATTTAGATACGAAGTATGGCATGGTTTTGCAACAGCCTGCCTATTCCAGATACTATGTAGAACTTGGAGAAATATCTTCTTATCCACCAGGATATAAAGAAAATGCAGGTATTTTCTGCCATAATAATCCTTGGGTTGCAGCCGGTGAGACTGTTATTGGAAGAGGAGATAGAGCCTTTGAGGTTTACAGAAAAATAACTCCTGCATATTTTGAAGAAGAAAGTGAAATTCACAAGGTAGAACCTTATGTATATTGCCAGATGGTAGCTGGAAAGGATGCAAAAAGACATGGTGAGGGGAAAAATTCCTGGCTTACAGGAACAGCATCCTGGGCTTTTACTGTCATATCCCAATGGATATTAGGTATAAAACCAGATTTTGATGGTCTAAGAATAGATCCATGTATACCAAAAGATTGGGATGGGTACGAGATTCTTAGAGAATTTCGAGGAGCAAAATATAAAATAGTTGTAAAAAATCCTAATCATGTGTCTAAGGGAGTTAGAAAAATTTTAGTTGATGGAAAAGAAATAGATGGAAATTTAATTCCTGTTTTCTCAGATGGAAAAATTCATGAGGTTTATGTGGAACTTGGATAA
- a CDS encoding N,N'-diacetylchitobiose phosphorylase, whose product MRFGYFDNDKKEYVIVRPDTPREWANYLGSLEYGAIITNNAQGYSFVKSGAGGRILRGRFNVPPATAPGRYIYIKDLDDGDYWSASWLPVKKDLTLYESICRHGILYTIITSKYKEIETETLFYVPLNELYEVWALKIKNNSNSKRRLALFSFAEFTNEPNENQDLVNMQYTLFISRTYYKDNLIIQTINENYTEEGKEIKREPGIEGRRFNRFFGVVGEKVLSFDGDRDVFIGSYRDYSNPIAVEKGRCSNSLNYGKNSCSAMHVEVELLPGEEKRVIYLLGDGGEAKARRVMEKYKDVKRVDYEFEELKKYWHSKIENFKVKTKDEAFNTMVNIWNAYQCFITFFWSRAASMIYVGLRDGYGYRDTVQDIQGIMHLDHESALKRLRIMLSGQTSSGAALPLVFFDHEPKPNLNLSLENPEYVKRTGYTEYRCDDHLWPFFTIRQYLRESGNIAFLDEVIPYSDKGEDTVYEHLRRALNFSLSKLGKHGLTLGLDADWNDCLRLGEEGESVFASMQLYYALKIFAEFAELKKIDKDKEWAEREAQKLYENIQKYAWDGDRFVRGFMGDKVIGSKDSKEASFWLNTQSWAVLSGVAKDDQKKIIMDNVEKILNTDYGAMIMWPPVTNFGLPTMRMILFLPGMKENSGIFCHTQGWLVRAETLLGNGNRAFKYYQENNPVNMNDKAEIREAEPYVFCQFVEGKDSPFAGRAHVHWLTGTASTMMVAAVEGIIGVQPDYFGLRIDPCIPEDWEEFSVERIFRGKKLFIKVENVGRVQKGVKKIILNGKEIEGNYIPIEELKDVNNITVIMG is encoded by the coding sequence ATGAGATTTGGCTATTTTGACAATGATAAGAAGGAATATGTTATTGTGAGACCTGATACACCAAGAGAATGGGCAAATTATTTAGGTTCTCTTGAATATGGAGCAATAATAACGAATAATGCTCAAGGGTATAGTTTCGTTAAATCTGGGGCAGGGGGTAGGATTTTAAGGGGAAGATTTAATGTACCTCCAGCTACAGCCCCCGGACGTTATATCTATATAAAGGATTTAGATGATGGGGATTATTGGTCTGCCTCATGGCTTCCTGTTAAAAAGGATTTAACTCTATATGAAAGTATTTGTAGGCATGGCATTTTATACACCATAATCACCTCAAAATACAAGGAAATAGAAACAGAGACATTATTTTATGTACCTTTGAATGAGCTCTATGAGGTTTGGGCTTTGAAAATTAAAAATAATTCAAATAGCAAAAGGAGGTTGGCTTTATTTAGTTTTGCAGAGTTTACAAATGAGCCCAACGAAAACCAAGACCTGGTTAATATGCAATATACCCTTTTTATTTCACGAACATATTATAAAGATAACTTGATTATACAAACCATAAATGAAAATTATACAGAGGAAGGAAAGGAAATTAAGCGAGAGCCAGGGATTGAGGGGAGAAGATTTAATAGATTTTTTGGAGTGGTAGGGGAGAAAGTCTTATCTTTTGATGGTGATAGGGACGTGTTTATTGGAAGTTATAGGGATTACTCAAATCCAATAGCTGTAGAAAAAGGTAGATGCAGTAATAGTCTTAATTATGGGAAGAATAGTTGTTCCGCTATGCATGTAGAAGTAGAACTTTTGCCTGGTGAGGAAAAAAGAGTTATTTATCTCCTTGGAGATGGTGGAGAGGCAAAAGCCAGAAGAGTTATGGAGAAGTATAAGGATGTTAAGAGAGTTGATTATGAATTTGAAGAACTAAAAAAGTATTGGCACTCAAAAATTGAGAATTTCAAGGTTAAAACAAAGGATGAAGCTTTTAATACGATGGTCAATATTTGGAATGCATACCAGTGTTTTATAACCTTCTTCTGGTCTCGAGCTGCCTCCATGATATATGTAGGATTAAGAGATGGCTATGGTTACAGAGATACTGTTCAGGATATACAAGGTATAATGCATCTCGATCATGAGTCTGCTTTGAAAAGATTAAGAATTATGTTATCTGGTCAAACATCTTCTGGTGCAGCTCTTCCCCTTGTATTTTTTGATCATGAGCCAAAACCAAACTTAAATTTATCCTTAGAAAATCCAGAATATGTAAAGAGAACAGGATATACAGAATATAGATGTGATGATCATTTATGGCCTTTCTTTACTATAAGACAGTATCTAAGAGAAAGTGGAAATATTGCCTTCTTGGATGAGGTTATTCCATATTCTGATAAAGGGGAAGATACAGTTTATGAACATTTAAGAAGAGCTCTTAATTTTAGTCTTAGTAAATTGGGGAAGCACGGACTTACGTTGGGCTTAGATGCAGATTGGAATGATTGTTTGCGTCTTGGTGAAGAAGGAGAAAGTGTGTTTGCTTCTATGCAACTTTATTATGCTTTAAAGATTTTTGCGGAGTTTGCAGAATTGAAGAAGATTGATAAAGACAAAGAATGGGCAGAAAGGGAAGCTCAGAAACTATATGAGAATATACAAAAGTATGCATGGGATGGAGATAGGTTTGTAAGAGGTTTTATGGGAGATAAAGTTATTGGAAGTAAAGATAGTAAAGAGGCAAGCTTTTGGTTAAATACTCAATCATGGGCAGTATTAAGTGGAGTTGCTAAGGATGATCAGAAAAAGATAATTATGGATAATGTAGAGAAGATATTGAATACTGATTATGGCGCAATGATTATGTGGCCTCCCGTAACTAATTTTGGCTTACCTACCATGAGAATGATACTATTCTTGCCTGGCATGAAGGAAAATTCAGGAATATTTTGTCATACCCAAGGTTGGTTGGTTAGGGCGGAGACGCTTCTTGGTAATGGCAATAGAGCCTTTAAATATTATCAGGAGAACAATCCTGTAAATATGAATGATAAGGCGGAGATTAGAGAGGCAGAACCATATGTATTTTGTCAATTCGTAGAAGGTAAGGATAGTCCATTTGCTGGAAGGGCTCATGTGCATTGGCTAACAGGAACAGCATCCACAATGATGGTAGCAGCAGTTGAAGGAATTATTGGAGTTCAGCCTGATTATTTTGGATTGAGAATTGATCCTTGTATTCCTGAGGATTGGGAAGAATTTAGTGTAGAAAGAATATTTAGAGGGAAAAAGCTATTTATAAAAGTAGAAAATGTAGGTAGAGTGCAAAAGGGTGTTAAGAAGATAATTTTGAATGGAAAAGAGATAGAAGGGAATTACATTCCAATTGAAGAGCTAAAGGATGTTAATAATATTACTGTAATTATGGGCTAA
- a CDS encoding flagellar biosynthesis protein FliA encodes MDFQRILEYKKTKDPRILEELVLNNSNLVFYWANKFLKSGEPIEDLIQVGYIGLIKAIKNYDPKKGQFSTYASYCIMGEISHYLRDRGSIIKFPKTIRKLFFEMESYIQEIFQKENRVPSIEEISKKLNLKKESVEELMKLRENFFVQSVDDEDFYIDWTKIRSERLESFQLPIEDKIQLEIAINSLPEIQRKIIYYIFYYDLTQSEVAKKLQISQAQVSKLLKIALKKLKEILTKEIF; translated from the coding sequence ATGGATTTCCAAAGGATATTAGAGTATAAAAAAACAAAAGACCCTCGTATTCTTGAGGAGTTGGTACTTAATAATAGTAATCTTGTTTTCTATTGGGCAAATAAGTTTCTTAAAAGTGGAGAGCCGATTGAAGATTTAATTCAAGTTGGGTATATTGGATTGATAAAGGCTATAAAAAATTACGATCCTAAAAAGGGGCAGTTTTCTACTTACGCATCCTATTGTATTATGGGAGAAATCTCTCATTACCTAAGAGATAGAGGAAGCATTATAAAATTTCCAAAAACTATTAGAAAATTGTTTTTTGAAATGGAAAGCTATATTCAAGAAATTTTTCAAAAAGAAAATAGGGTTCCAAGCATTGAAGAAATATCTAAAAAATTAAATCTGAAAAAGGAATCTGTTGAAGAACTTATGAAATTGAGAGAAAACTTTTTTGTACAATCTGTTGATGATGAAGATTTTTATATAGATTGGACAAAAATTAGAAGTGAAAGATTGGAATCCTTTCAACTTCCAATAGAGGATAAAATACAATTGGAGATTGCAATAAATTCTCTTCCAGAAATTCAAAGAAAGATCATCTACTATATTTTTTATTATGATCTTACCCAATCTGAAGTTGCTAAGAAATTGCAGATTTCCCAAGCCCAAGTGTCTAAACTTCTAAAAATAGCTTTAAAAAAGCTTAAGGAAATTTTAACGAAGGAGATTTTTTAG
- a CDS encoding fimbrial protein FimO: MAKSFEYKARSIRGELISGEIEAESIREVANKLRERGYFPVRIEEKKRTRSFLTLSLGGGTAKGKVKLKDVVVFTRQFATMINSGISLANALRILAEQTESKPLRKVVQEIQNYVSEGLPLSEALEKFPNVFSNLYVNMVRAAESSGTLDQTLERLATSLEKQQELRGKIKSAMTYPVAILIFSLLITAALLIFLVPTFANMFESLGAPLPLPTAIILKLSNAIRKNALLILLIIVGLIMGGSRARKIPKVKEKIDEFILKIPIIGSLVRKNAIVNFSRVLATQIKTGVPILQALEIVSQTVGNSVISNAIKKSIRSIREGERIAPTLKSLNVFPPMVVHMISVGEEAGNLEVMLNKIGDFYEKEVENTIESLTSLIEPFMLIFIGGIAGGILISLYLPIFTMFQYIK, from the coding sequence ATGGCAAAGTCCTTCGAGTACAAAGCAAGGAGTATTAGGGGGGAGTTGATATCAGGAGAGATAGAGGCTGAAAGCATTAGAGAAGTAGCTAACAAACTTAGAGAAAGAGGATATTTTCCTGTAAGAATTGAAGAGAAAAAAAGAACAAGAAGTTTTCTTACTTTGAGCCTGGGAGGAGGAACTGCAAAGGGTAAAGTAAAGCTAAAGGATGTAGTAGTCTTTACAAGACAATTTGCCACTATGATAAACTCAGGAATATCCTTAGCAAACGCATTGAGAATCCTTGCGGAGCAGACAGAAAGCAAACCTCTAAGAAAAGTGGTTCAAGAGATTCAAAATTATGTCTCAGAAGGACTTCCCCTTTCAGAGGCATTAGAAAAATTTCCAAATGTTTTTTCAAATTTATATGTGAATATGGTGAGGGCAGCAGAAAGCTCAGGTACCTTAGATCAAACCCTTGAGAGATTAGCTACATCTTTGGAAAAACAGCAAGAGTTGAGAGGGAAAATAAAATCCGCAATGACTTATCCTGTTGCCATTTTAATATTCTCTTTGCTAATTACTGCAGCATTACTGATATTTTTGGTCCCAACTTTTGCTAATATGTTTGAGAGTCTTGGAGCACCACTTCCTCTTCCTACAGCCATCATCTTAAAATTAAGCAATGCAATTAGGAAAAATGCTCTATTGATTCTTCTAATAATTGTGGGACTTATTATGGGAGGATCAAGGGCAAGAAAGATACCTAAGGTTAAGGAAAAAATCGATGAGTTTATACTTAAAATACCTATTATAGGTTCTCTTGTTAGAAAGAATGCCATAGTTAATTTTTCAAGGGTACTTGCAACCCAAATAAAGACTGGAGTTCCTATTCTGCAAGCCTTGGAAATAGTATCTCAAACAGTAGGAAACTCTGTAATTTCTAATGCTATAAAAAAGTCCATAAGAAGTATTAGAGAAGGAGAAAGAATTGCTCCTACCTTAAAGAGCTTAAATGTTTTTCCTCCCATGGTAGTACATATGATATCTGTAGGTGAAGAGGCAGGAAATTTAGAAGTAATGTTAAATAAGATTGGAGACTTTTACGAAAAAGAAGTAGAAAATACAATAGAAAGCTTAACATCTCTTATTGAGCCATTTATGCTTATCTTTATTGGTGGTATTGCTGGTGGAATATTGATCTCTCTCTATCTACCTATATTTACCATGTTCCAATATATTAAGTAA